ATAGATGTGTACCTTTTTTGTGAGggattagcccggggaagggcggcgtacagacccacaggagacagaaggatggttgcaagcggtggtttattgtggctagggtgaggtgaatgggttataagtggatgagcgcggggttttgtggaggcgtgacggccggcggagtctactcgtggcggaggcgggattcccgaggtggggcgggggttttcccgggccggcgtcctccgtgtgtgcgactctcactatccggcggtctcgtccgcgcttgtgccttctggagagagggagagagagagagatttagcgtggggcgtgaagttaccgtcgtgatcggagattgcacatcgctgcaaacacgcacggagtccgtcttgacgctacgatattctctcccccttcccggccggaagcgcgcccttttatcctcctccgccgtcgcctgagtggtggaacttccccgttggatccgccaatcgctggccggagtcgcgtcagtcccgccctgccgcggcggtccttccggctggcggaatgttcggcaggaagctgcccacgtcgtgccggtgcggcagttggagaaggagcgatttccttcttgtgtgcgccggCACTCTGCCggtcgcgacagtaccccccccctcagctccgagcctactgccgctcggtggtgggcccagagggtGTCGGTGAGGGCTCcttttagggcctggaaggccttttctgcatcggctgtccacctcacctggtctggctggcccttctttgtaaggcctgagaggggagaggctacagcagaaaagttaggcacgaacctgcggtagtagcccgccaatcccaagaaggcacgtacctggtTTTTCAATGTCAGACGCGGAtagtccttcacagcctcgATCTTCTTTAGTTGGGGCTTCAGCATTCCCCGTCcgatgcggtatcccaggtactgggcttccgtcagccctaggtggcatttctttgggttCGCTGTCAGGCCAGCCTCCCGGACGATGGggcccaccctgtcaatcctTGCTTGCCCCTTCACACGTCGCCGCGATCTCCGGGGCTCGGCTCTCGGTACCACCCGGAATCCGGGCCAGTCTCGTCCCAGGAGGAGGGGCACGGGGAGTTTGGGGATGATTCCGACCTGAAGGGGCCAGGTGCCGGCTTCgccccggatctggacctcggcTGCGGGGACTTCCGaggtgtccccatggacgcaggTCATGGTGAGCGTCCCGCTTGGGCGGCGTCCGTCAGGCAGGATGGAGGACTGGgcgagggtcaccgtgctcccggtgtccagtagggcggttaccggtctcccttcgacccacaccgtcaaggagggcgcctccggcggttgctgctgatggagggcgcagcctgcGAGCCATGGTTTTGTCAGCAGCCGGGCggcttccctctccggctctgtaggcatggACTCATCTCGGGGGTGTTCACAAGTGGGCGCCCTCTGGGGGTTCCTCCAGGTGCAGGGCCGGGTCTGGCGGTCGGACCGGGGGCCCTGGGCACCGAGGGGCCgatcgaggtgctgctgctccccggggtcgagctccagggtggccaaggtTCGCTCCAGGACAGTCAGGAGTTCCTGGGGCGTAGTTGTGGCGTGTGCCCCcacagcctgtctctctgcccgggGTAGCGCCCTCAGGAAACGGTCGACCGCCACTTTCTCTGCCACCTCCGAGGCGGTATGCCGATCCGGCCGGAGCCATCGTTTGGTGATCCGGATGAGGGCGCTCATCTGGCACCGTGGTCGGGCACCTGGTCGATAAACCCAGCAATGGAATTCAGTAGCTGCCTGGCCAGGGGTTCggccacaccatgccaggactcTCTCCTTCATCGCCAGGTAGTCTGCAGCCTCCTCCggctcgagggcatagtaggctgttCGGGCCTCTCCCGTGAGTAGTGGGCCAAGGGCGCGTGGCCAATCTTCACGGTCCCACCCCTCCCGGCGGGCGATACTCTCGAAGGCTTCGAAGTACGCCTCGAGGTCCTCTTCGGGGCCGAGGGGGGGTAGTAGGCGGCGGATCTCACTGCTTGCGTCGGGGAGAGGCACGGAGGCGGCGGGGGCCTCAGTCCTCATGGCGATCAGTGTCTGTACGGCGACCTGAAGGGTctcggcgagctgctgtgtcacagcgtgctgctggaggctggtctCCAGCAGGTATTGCAGGGTGCGGTCCATTTTGGGggggttcctttttttttccctctctcgcgggtttatttataaaaaattttttttttttttttttttttttttttttttgtgtgtggtaggcgggtctgtactatgcctgcatcctccaccagttgtgagggattagcccggggaagggcggcgtacagacccacaggagacagaaggatggttgcaagcggtggtttattgtggctagggtgaggtgaatgggttataagtggatgagcgcggggttttgtggaggcgtgacggccggcggagtctactcgtggcggaggcgggattcccgaggcggggcgggggttttcccgggccggcgtcctccgtgtgtgcgactctcactatccggcggtctcgtccgcgcttgtgcctcctggagagagggagagagagagagagatttagcgtggggcgtgaagttaccgtcgtgatcggagattgcgcatcgctgcaaacacgcacggagtccgtcttgacgctacgatattctctcccccttcccggccggaagcgtgcccttttatcctcctccgccgtcgcctgagtggtggaacttccccgttggatccgccaatcgctggccggagtcgcgtcagtcccgccctgccgcggcggtccttccggctggcggaatgttcggcaggaagctgcccacgtcgtgccggtgcggcagttggagaaggagcgatttccttcttgtgtgcgccggCACTCTGCCGGTcgcaacaatatatatatatttatttaaaatgtaaaccatatatatatatatatatatatatatatatatatatatatatatatatatatatatatatatttatattttcattcccCAGAAACACGACATGGTTAAAGGCAATGGCAGAGTTCCTGGggactagggatgtcacaataccaaaaatctagtagtcggtaccgataccaccaaaagaaCGTCATATttgataccacggtgtggtttaaaaaaattaataattaaatacattaaaaaaattgtacaaaatTAAACGCTCCTGGAGGAAATCAtcctctggctaatactggcaaaaagagagagagagggatattttatcaaacactgtctgacagtgaCTAATAAAAAAgggctaaggtgcactcctaaatgcacacaaacacaccccttatactctgaatgcaagcattagtttaaattcactgatatggtggcaggccaaaaagatttattacaaccattaacatttcaataattatttgGGACATTAtcctacattttgctgacaggacacgggctgaatggcgatgcatggtggcccattaggaggtagtttataacattgcaatgcattAGTGTcgttaaaaaaataactggCTATAGtgaacattacatggagcactatgttagctggtttcacggccacgatgccagctgcctcaaacagaCATAATGTAGGGCCTGTCTTTTAGGTGCGCTGCCAAATTtgaggtgtttcctcgctttgtttgaaatgaacgatggCATTGGTTGCACACTGGCAACCAATGCTACCTTTCCTCTCAGTGAGCTttcctctctctgcctttcAACAAGtcagggcggagctaaacttgtcgccgttttctgtagtttttcctgtgtgcttttaggcgttcttcttcttctttaccacttgtggactgactaaaacacttgtgtgGATTTGCTGCCCGCATCAGGTTTGAaagaattgcaacctcagtACCTTCATTACCAACGGTACCcacgctactgcagaaaaacaagtaccgtcacttttaagaatgttggtactgaagtatcggttcttgtgacatccctTCTGGGGACTGAgagcaaatgaaaaataaattttaaaagaaGGATGGTttgattgtatttatttaaaaatattcctTATTGGTGTCAATTTTGGCACATGTTTTTCAGAGAAAATGCTATAGCTATATATGatgcattgatgcagtaatttgtgcaaaaggagccccgaccaagtgcataaattaatatgcttttcagaaggtcagcgtttctgtattataaattctttattctaatattttgagatactgtatttttgagatccatgagctataagccataatcatccaGATTATGGATGattaccctaaccctaaaccttacaaaataataataaaaaaaaaggcttgaaatttcactttgtgtaatgaatctagaatatatttaagttccactttttgaattcaattgtggggaaaaaaatttacttttccacaatattcaaattttttgagatgcacctgtaattcGTCTGAGTTGTAAGTAGTTCCAATAATTCTGAAGGgtattgtatttattaacaGAAGAAACGATTCCCTAACAGAGCTGGTCTGAAGGTGTAATTCACATGCATATTTGTGCCTCCTATGAGAAGAGACAGCCTTAAAATAATCTTAGGCTGACACTTTTTTTCTGCAgcgtgtgtatatgtttaaTGTGCTCATGTGTCTGTAaatactcccccccccccccccccccccctcacccccGCCTCCCCTGCAGTTGATTATGCTCTTGTTTAGCTGTGATGGTTTACTCATTACACATGCAAACGCTAATCTGTGCTTTGCTTTGGCTTTCTGCTTGTCTTGTCTGTCGTTTCCCTGTCTTTGTCCATTCCTACCTTTTTATCTAATGTcccgtgtttttattttctccttttttgacACTTCCCTTTCTGTAATTCAACACTTGTCTGCCATTGCCTGCTTTCATGTCATCTTTCATCTCCATCATATCCCTTCCTCCATAAAATCCCTGCTCAAAAACCCTGCATCATGATTGACTCCTCTGGCGACGACCCTGTTCTGCGCTCCTCATCTGTGCCTGCTTCCCACTTCGCCTGCCCTGCCTTGCGCTGCACTGCTTGGTGTCTGCTTCGTCATGGCCTTTCTGTGAATGGCTGTGGTGCTGGTGAATGGTGTAGTTCACCAAAATATGGACTTCTTGCTGACAGGTACCACTTCTGTGAGAAGTGTTTCAACGAGATCCAGGGTGAAAGCGTGTCGTTAGGGGATGACCCATCCCAGCCGCAGACGTGAGTTCTTCCATCAAGGCTTTCTCTTTTCTAGCCTCATGAAGgatatcttttttaaaaaacaattctagGTTAATTGTATGTCACCTCACTCTCTTCAGTGTTCTTGCCCAGATAGAATTTGAAGAGATTGTCATAGAGAAAAGGAAAGTTTTCTAGCTGTTGTCCTACTTCAGTGTGTTAAAAGCTGCTTGTTCATGTTCCAGGTCAATCAACAAGGACCAGtttgaaaagaagaagaatgacaCACTTGACCCCGAGTTGTGAGTTTCATCATCATTGTTGGTGCTGATATTTTGCCCTTAAGAGTGTGTTTTCTTAAATAATGTATTGGTCTTAGTAActacaaaggaaaaaaatctccacattattattatttatttttatttttttttgagtattGCAGATAGTAATACTATATGCTATAATGCAGTCTTTTGGACAATATAATTTATACCATTTATGACTTGATTTGACATGTTCTCTTTGTAGATTTGTGGAATGTATGGACTGTGGGCGTAAAATGCATCAGATCTGTGTTCTGCACAATGACACTATTTGGCCTATAGGGTGAGTCTTTGTGATGCTGGGAGTCCTGATTTAACTcatttttgttgtatttcaAGGAACTCCCATCTTACCAAtatctcctctctcactctttcagcTTTGTTTGTAACGAGTGTCTGAAAAAGTCCAACAAGAACcgcaaagaaaataaatattctgcTAAAAGTATGTTATGCTACACGTTTTAAAGAATACTTATTAAACAATGGGGTAGTCAATAATAACGTTATTGATAACGTATAATTTATATCACAGTAAATGTTCTTTTGCTCATTTAGGGCTGCCCCAGACTAAACTGGGCAACTACTTAGAAACTCGTGTTAACGAATTTCTGAAGCGCCAAAACCACCCAGAATCTGGTGATGTCACTATTCGTGTTGTCCATGTCTCTGAGAAGGTTGTAGAAGTCAAACCAGGAATGAAATCCAGGTGAGAGATGCTGGGATCTGATTAGATATGTAAGGCTGACATTAGTTTTAAGAACATTGCCATTACTGTTGTTTGTTATGTTTTGGCTAGGAATATGGTCATAAGATAAAAGAAGCAGACAgggagattttatttttatttattttttataaagtttattaatACTGCAGCCTGTGACCCATGTTGCCTGTTGATTTGTTATTTTCCCCTTTTTCTCAGATTTGTGGACAGTGGAGAGATGCCAGAGTCCTTCCCATATAAATCAAAAGCTCTGTTTGCCTTTGAGGACATTGATGGTGCTGATGTCTGCTTTTTTGGCATGCATGTGCAGGAATACAGCTCAGATTGTCCACACCCTAATCAAAGGTAGGGCATATCCTTATTAGATGATCTTGAACAAACAtgttattaaacagaaataatatTGCCCTTGTCATTCATCTAACAAATATAACCATGTTTTCTTACACTCTGTCAGTTTTTAAATACAAGTTATTGGACTGCACCTTTTGTATAGTCTGATAATGCTGTTCCTCTTCCCTAACAGACGAGTATACATATCCTACTTGGACAGTGTGCACTTTTTTCAGCCACGTTGTTTGAGAACAGCAGTATACCATGAGATTCTTATTGGGTATCTGGAGTATGTCAAAAAATTAGGGTAAGATGTTTCCATTGGATGTCATGATTGAGTAAGAAATGTTAAATTATCTAATTTATGCCTGCATCTTTGCCACTTGCCCCCTACCCaaccttgattttgtgattCTACTTTCAGGTTTACTACAGGCCACATTTGGGCCTGCCCTCCCAGTGAGGGAGATGACTATATCTTCCACTGTCACCCTGCAGACCAAAAGATACCCAAGCCTAAGCGACTACAGGAGTGGTACAAGAAGATGCTGGATAAAGCTGTGGCAGAGCGCATTGTACATGACTATAAGGtacatgattattattttggGTCAAATGGTGCTTTGTATGGCATGTGTATTTATAAAGTCACAGACAGATTCAAGAAACCATTTTATTCCTTTGCAGGACATCTTCAAGCAGGCGACTGAGGATCGTCTCACTAGTGCCAAAGAGCTGCCTTATTTTGAGGGTGACTTCTGGCCCAATGTGCTTGAAGAGAGCATTAAGGAgctggagcaggaggaggaggagagaaaacGGGAGGAGAACAGTACTTCCTGTGAAAGTGTAGATGTAAGTTGGAAAATCCGTTCACTATAGTTACATTAAACCCTTGagtcaatttgatttgtataccACCTCCTCTAGGCTACAAAGGGTGACAGCAAGAACGCCaagaaaaagaacaataaaaagaCGAGCAAGAACAAGAGCAGTCTGAGCCGAGCAAACAAAAAGAAGCCAGGGATGCCAAACGTGTCGAATGACCTGTCACAAAAACTTTATGCCACCATGGAGAAGCATAAAGAGGTAGGACAGAGACATATTCACCATTTTAATTGGAGGGGGAAGACTTGGTATtctaatttttctttctttaaggtGTTCTTTGTCATCCGGCTGATTGCTGGGCCCATTTCTAATGCTCTTCCACCAATCATGGACCCCGATCCGTTAATGGCATGTGACCTGATGGATGGACGAGATGCTTTCCTTACACTGGCACGGGACAAACACCTGGAGTTTTCCTCGTTAAGGCGGTCCAAATGGAGTTCCATGTGTATGCTGGTAGAGCTGCACAACCAGAGCCAAGATCGATTCGTCTATACCTGTAATGAATGCAAACACCATGTTGAGACACGCTTCCACTGCACTGTATGTGAGGTAAGTAATATTAAGTTGGCTTAAAGTTTTCTGCATCTGGGGCAGAAACTGAGATGAGGTGTAAAATGTCATCTGTATATATGTTGGCTTATTTATGTCTTCATTTAATGCAGTCTCCATTAAACTATGGTACCGTTAGCCTGTGGTCCGCTGAAGTATTTATTCTTATATTGTCTCATCACAGGATTATGACCTTTGCATCACTTGCTACAATACAAAGGGTCATGAGCACAAGATGGAGAAGCTGGGCTTGGGTCTGGATGATGAGAGCAACAGCCAAGCTGCAACCTCCATGCAGAGTCCTGGTGACTCACGCCGTCTTAGCATTCAGCGCTGCATTCAGTCTCTGGTACATGCTTGCCAGTGCCGCAATGCCAACTGCTCACTTCCATCCTGTCAAAAGATGAAAAGAGTGGTCCAGCATACCAAGGGCTGCAAGCGTAAAACCAATGGTGGTTGTCCTATCTGCAAGCAGCTTATTGCACTTTGCTGTTACCATGCTAAACACTGCCAAGAGAACAAGTGTCCTGTGCCTTTCTGCCTAAACATCAAGCAGAAACTGCGTCAACAGCAGCTCCAGCACCGGGTTCAGCAGGCCCAGATGCTTCGGAGAAGGGTGGCTAGTATGCAAAGAACAGGCCAGCCACTAATTGGTGGAAATGAGGGGTTGCCATCACCCAGCAATAATGGTACTACTGGACCTGGGACACCCACACAAAGTACTCCATCTCCTGCCCTACAGCCACCCACTCAGCAATGTCCAACTCCTGTCCCCCAGCCTGGAGTTGCAGGAGgtccacagcagcagcagcaacttGCAGGAATGGTGCAGCATCCTCAATTCCAGCAGCTACCTGCCGGTGGAGGGATGATGAACTCTCCACAGCAACAGATGGCtcaacaacaaccaccaccacagACACCGTCCATACAGCAGCTTCAGCATCCCAACAGCCTTCCTCCATATGTGCAAAGACCTCCAGGTTCCTCTCCACTTTCTCAGTCTATGGGGAAACCTGGTATGGGCCCAGCTAGTCTACCCCAGCAACAACAATCAAACCCAGGTCAGTCAACATTTCCCTCACAGCAGCCCTCTGGTCCTCCTCCTGCAGCCCTGGAAATGGCTTTGAAGATTCAGCGAGTGGCAGAGACTCAAAGGCAAATGGCTAAACAAAAAAGCCTGCAGATGAATCAAGGACCAGGGATGATGGCCCCACACACTCTGCACCAGAGCCCTCAGGCTCAAAACCCAATGGGCCTGAACCATCCTGGAGCAGGGATGGTGGGGCCCCAGGGATTACAAACCCAGACACAATCCACTGTAGCCAGGGCTCAAATGGAGCAACAGCAGTGTGTGGTAGGAGCTGGCATACAGCAACAAGGAGGGCCTCAAAACCAACTTCCTCCTCAGGTGCAAATGCCACAAGCTCCACAGGGCGGACCTCAGCTCCAACCTCCACAGCAGCAGTGGGGAACCCCTAGCATACCCCCTCAGCAGAGACCAGGAATGTTGAGTCAAATGGGTCATGCAGGAATGGTTGCTGGGCAACAACCACCACAGATGGTGCAGCAGCAGCTTCCACAACAGGGGCAACCAAGAGTGATGGGTATGATGGCTGGCCCAGGTGTAGCTTCAAACCCAGGAATTGGCAGTGGAGGTCTCCTTCAGAGTGCCTTGCAAGACCTTCTTGGAGCTCTGCGTTCCCCCAGTTCCCCCCTTCAACAGCAACAGGTCCTGAAAATATTGCGCTCAAATCCTCAGCTTATGGCAACATTTGTCAAGCAGCGTGTGCCGAAATACCTTGGAAGAGGTGGGCCTGGTGCTGGAGGTGCAGGCCCAGCAACCATGGAAAGCCAGCagctaaatgtaaatacagGGGGCACTCAACCAGGTATGCACATGGGTCAAGGGACCGGCATGCCCCCTACGAACCCActtcagcagcagcaacaacaacttCAACAGCGTTCCCTTATGGGTGTGAatatgcagcagcagcagcaaatgGCTTTGCAACAGCAACATGGTGTTATGCCTGGTCAAGGCTCAAACATGACCAGTATGTCACCCCAGTTCAAAGAATTCATGAGGAAACatttgcagcagcagcagcagatggGAAACCTTGGTCAGTTTCAGCATCcgcaatcacaacagcagcaagGTTATCTTGCCCAGGCCGGGATGCCGTCTCAGCAGCCAGGTCAAGCTCAAGCTGGTGGACTGCCGCAGCAGCAAGGAGGACCACAGGCTGTTCTTCAACAGAATTATTCAGGATCCATGTCTCCACAGGTGGCAGCAGCCTTACAACAGAgattgcagcagcagcagcaacagaaTGCTATGAGTGGACTCCAAGGGAGTGATGGTGGTAGTTCACTTCAACAGCAGCAACTACAGCCCCCTCAAGGTGGTTCTCAGCCTCAGCCTTCCCAGGCCATTATCCAGCAAGCACTGCACCAAAGGCtcctccagcagcagcagcagcagcatcagcaTCATCTAGGTGGTGGGTCTCCTGCTCAGCATAATAATCCCATGAGCCCTCAACAGCCAATGTCCCAGTCTCCGCATTTACAGGGCCACCAACTTTCCACTTCTCTTAGCAACCAAGTGAGGTCACCCCAGCCATCGCCACGACCCCAGTCTCTGCCACCAAACTCTAGTCCATCTCCTCGCATGCAACCCCAGCCTTCTCCACACCGCATCTCCCCCCAAACCCAAACAGGCTCTCCACATCCTGGTCATCTTCCCCCACATCACACTGGCATGGTAGCACCTCCACTTCCACAACAACCATCTCAACAGCAACAACAGGCTAATGCTTTGGACCAAGCCCCATTTGGGTCAGACCAGAATGCCATGCTTTCACAGCTTGGTGGAATGGGGCCCCTGCATGGGCAAGGAGCTAATGACATGATGGCTGGCAGCAACCAAGACATGGGGACAAATCACAGCTCATTAAATTTAATGTAGCATTACAGTCCTCAAAACACTTAACAGGAATGGGTTGCAATTTTAAAAATTTACTGTTGCTCTCATTagtgttattatttaatatttttgaagtaaatgaaaagACTACACCTTCCTATGGGAGATACTACATTAAATGagcaaatattaataaattaaatgaatggtaaattattgctgttaatatatgcacatatatttTTAGCCAATTGTGTTCAAAGGGTTCTG
This is a stretch of genomic DNA from Ictalurus punctatus breed USDA103 chromosome 13, Coco_2.0, whole genome shotgun sequence. It encodes these proteins:
- the ep300a gene encoding histone acetyltransferase p300 isoform X5 gives rise to the protein MAENVLESGPPSAKRPKLSSPALSASASDGNDFSSLFDLEHDLPDELISSSDLAVANGGDLGQLHTSLGGGGVAIGGLGGVGTAGQDAAAKHKQLSELLRSGAPPVAAQQQQGGSPAGASMGLIGSMKASPGPQNMMPQGQQHLSPQQANLLQQQQMAGMMGGINRTMLVPQKGSGQQQQGAPTPQQQGMMGGQMMNGTPRMGYPNPGMGSNSNLLAETLQQQAAGGQSGLRAPQPGVLNKMGMMGGAGTYGGPYNPNAGQSLSGGGLAPQLMNKPGLTNSLAQFNMDKKPQPMSSMPSMASQQSTAGSAGGAAGIVPNAQGGLGPSSAASVGAGVPPTADPEKRKLIQQQLVLLLHAHKCQRREQANGEIRQCNLPHCRTMKNVLNHMTHCQAGKSCQVAHCASSRQIISHWKNCTRHDCPVCLPLKNAGDKRNQQCESLLSTANVGLGTALGTASGGPHSAPNLNTPGQIDPSSIERAYAALGLTYQSNQVSSQPAQQTPRPLNNMGSNPMGVNGAVGVQPQSQPSNLLQDPMLHVNMNAQNLLSDGSSVGNMGSLPVATPAAGPGMRKNWHEDITQDLRNHLVHKLVQAIFPTPDPAALKDRRMENLVAYARKVEGDMYESANSRAEYYHLLAEKIYKIQKELEEKRRMRLQKQGMMPGMLPAGMQQGPPGMGQQGPPPGLPPILSVDGPLSDPSMVRPTGPNQMVNRMQNPAGMNPFNQIQPMGQRSTPPLPLSTPLNQMPMGPSRMATPNVAQMQNQYLPSGQFQGSSPMHGTGPVGMAQPGPQGGMAQHAPIPTPPLLPASSPLAQPASVGGVGSGASVGSLGTNNGVGVTPSSSPSQSISLSHCPAVRQSSPSPARSRTPTPHLTPPPSLPGSQTPQPHTPSLPHLNLGAGQQQLPQPANTDKAMQLQQPVGGAPSTPNAALASQHPPTPLSQKGSLPVDGQAATPASVSSAEASSQQAPSDVTGILEPKTEHEDEEEEADEESSMMGGRTGKKGDIKAEEMPEIKKEEPSSDGCKSIPMETSMAAGEDKKPELKTEPKEGDIGLGTPGTPAGTPNKKKLFKPEELRQALMPTLECLYRQDPESLPFRQPVDPSLLGIPDYFDIVKNPMDLSTIKRKLDTGQYQEPWQYVDDICLMFNNAWLYNRKTSRVYKYCSKLAEVFEQEIDPVMQSLGYCCGRKREFSPQTLCCYGKQLCTIPRDAAYFSYQNRYHFCEKCFNEIQGESVSLGDDPSQPQTSINKDQFEKKKNDTLDPELFVECMDCGRKMHQICVLHNDTIWPIGFVCNECLKKSNKNRKENKYSAKRLPQTKLGNYLETRVNEFLKRQNHPESGDVTIRVVHVSEKVVEVKPGMKSRFVDSGEMPESFPYKSKALFAFEDIDGADVCFFGMHVQEYSSDCPHPNQRRVYISYLDSVHFFQPRCLRTAVYHEILIGYLEYVKKLGFTTGHIWACPPSEGDDYIFHCHPADQKIPKPKRLQEWYKKMLDKAVAERIVHDYKDIFKQATEDRLTSAKELPYFEGDFWPNVLEESIKELEQEEEERKREENSTSCESVDATKGDSKNAKKKNNKKTSKNKSSLSRANKKKPGMPNVSNDLSQKLYATMEKHKEVFFVIRLIAGPISNALPPIMDPDPLMACDLMDGRDAFLTLARDKHLEFSSLRRSKWSSMCMLVELHNQSQDRFVYTCNECKHHVETRFHCTVCEDYDLCITCYNTKGHEHKMEKLGLGLDDESNSQAATSMQSPGDSRRLSIQRCIQSLVHACQCRNANCSLPSCQKMKRVVQHTKGCKRKTNGGCPICKQLIALCCYHAKHCQENKCPVPFCLNIKQKLRQQQLQHRVQQAQMLRRRVASMQRTGQPLIGGNEGLPSPSNNGTTGPGTPTQSTPSPALQPPTQQCPTPVPQPGVAGGPQQQQQLAGMVQHPQFQQLPAGGGMMNSPQQQMAQQQPPPQTPSIQQLQHPNSLPPYVQRPPGSSPLSQSMGKPGMGPASLPQQQQSNPGQSTFPSQQPSGPPPAALEMALKIQRVAETQRQMAKQKSLQMNQGPGMMAPHTLHQSPQAQNPMGLNHPGAGMVGPQGLQTQTQSTVARAQMEQQQCVVGAGIQQQGGPQNQLPPQVQMPQAPQGGPQLQPPQQQWGTPSIPPQQRPGMLSQMGHAGMVAGQQPPQMVQQQLPQQGQPRVMGMMAGPGVASNPGIGSGGLLQSALQDLLGALRSPSSPLQQQQVLKILRSNPQLMATFVKQRVPKYLGRGGPGAGGAGPATMESQQLNVNTGGTQPGMHMGQGTGMPPTNPLQQQQQQLQQRSLMGVNMQQQQQMALQQQHGVMPGQGSNMTSMSPQFKEFMRKHLQQQQQMGNLGQFQHPQSQQQQGYLAQAGMPSQQPGQAQAGGLPQQQGGPQAVLQQNYSGSMSPQVAAALQQRLQQQQQQNAMSGLQGSDGGSSLQQQQLQPPQGGSQPQPSQAIIQQALHQRLLQQQQQQHQHHLGGGSPAQHNNPMSPQQPMSQSPHLQGHQLSTSLSNQVRSPQPSPRPQSLPPNSSPSPRMQPQPSPHRISPQTQTGSPHPGHLPPHHTGMVAPPLPQQPSQQQQQANALDQAPFGSDQNAMLSQLGGMGPLHGQGANDMMAGSNQDMGTNHSSLNLM